The proteins below are encoded in one region of Gallus gallus isolate bGalGal1 chromosome 12, bGalGal1.mat.broiler.GRCg7b, whole genome shotgun sequence:
- the ISY1 gene encoding pre-mRNA-splicing factor ISY1 homolog, with product MARNAEKAMTALARFRQAQLEEGKVKERRPFLASECNELPKAEKWRRQIIGEISKKVAQIQNAGLGEFRIRDLNDEINKLLREKGHWEVRIRELGGPDYARIGPRMLDHEGKEVPGNRGYKYFGAAKDLPGVRELFEKEPLPPPRKTRAELMKSIDAEYYGYRDEDDGILEPLEQEHEKKVIAEAVEKWKMEREARLARGEEEEEEEENIYAVDDESDEEGGKEKEGEDGQQKFIAHVPVPSQQEIEEALVRRKKMELLQKYASETLMAQSEEAKRLLGL from the exons ATG GCTCGGAACGCGGAGAAAGCCAT gACAGCCTTGGCAAGGTTTCGTCAAGCTCAGcttgaagaaggaaaagttaAG GAACGAAGACCTTTCCTTGCATCAGAGTGTAATGAATTGCCAAAAGCTGAGAAGTGGAGACGGCAG ATCATTGGGGAAATCTCCAAGAAAGTGGCACAGATTCAAAATG CTGGATTGGGTGAATTCAGAATTCGGGACCTGAATGATGAAATAAACAAACTTCTGAGGGAAAAAGGGCACTGGGAAGTCCGAATAAGGGAGCTGGGAGGTCCTGATTATGCT agaattGGACCGAGGATGTTAGATCACGAGGGGAAGGAAGTTCCAGGGAACAGAGGTTACAAATACTTTGGAGCTGCAAAGGATTTACCAGGAGTTAGAGAACTTTTTGAGAAGGAGC CCCTCCCACCACCCCGGAAAACCCGTGCGGAACTGATGAAATCCATTGATGCAGAATACTATGGCTACAGGGATGAAGATGATGGCATTCTAGAGCCCCTGGAACAAGAACATGAGAAGAAAG TTATAGCAGAAGCagtggaaaaatggaaaatggagagGGAGGCAAGACTTGcgagaggggaggaggaggaggaagaggaagaaaatatctaCGCTGTTGATGATGAG tctgatgAGGAGGgtggcaaagaaaaagaaggcgAAGACGGCCAACAGAAATTTATTGCACATGTTCCAGTGCCATCTCAACAGGAG ATTGAGGAAGCTCTTGTACGGAGGAAGAAGATGGAGCTTCTTCAGAAGTATGCTAGTGAAACTCTGATGGCACAGAGTGAAGAAGCAAAAAGACTTCTAGGATTATAA